The following proteins are encoded in a genomic region of Neomicrococcus aestuarii:
- a CDS encoding class I SAM-dependent methyltransferase, protein MKETSDLQEFWEDRYSSADQIWSGRVNAVLKDVARNLTPGTALDLGCGEGGDAIWLAQNGWSVTGVDLSTTATQRASEATLAAGIPPERFHFEAADLTKWSTEERFDLVTASFLLSWPIEIPRDAILERATQFVAPGGHILVVAHAAPPPWSKHAHADEHQHGDGQAGHSHGPKFPTPESDPAVLNLDPAKWEVLTVELRERSAQMPDGTTTQLDDTVVLAKRVA, encoded by the coding sequence ATGAAAGAAACATCTGACCTTCAAGAGTTCTGGGAAGACCGCTATTCGAGCGCGGACCAGATTTGGTCCGGCCGCGTCAATGCGGTCCTGAAAGACGTCGCCAGAAACCTGACTCCCGGCACCGCCCTGGATCTAGGCTGCGGCGAGGGTGGCGACGCCATCTGGCTCGCCCAGAATGGCTGGAGCGTCACGGGCGTAGACCTTTCCACCACCGCTACCCAGCGCGCCAGCGAGGCTACGCTTGCCGCCGGAATTCCACCCGAACGCTTCCACTTCGAAGCCGCTGACCTCACCAAATGGTCCACCGAGGAGCGCTTCGACCTGGTCACCGCCTCATTCTTGCTCTCGTGGCCCATCGAGATTCCACGCGATGCCATCCTCGAGCGCGCCACGCAGTTCGTCGCTCCCGGCGGACACATCCTGGTCGTTGCACACGCCGCACCGCCACCATGGTCCAAACACGCACACGCTGACGAGCACCAGCACGGAGACGGACAGGCGGGCCACTCCCACGGCCCCAAATTCCCCACCCCGGAAAGCGATCCCGCGGTCCTTAACTTGGATCCTGCGAAGTGGGAAGTGCTGACGGTTGAACTTCGCGAGCGTTCCGCTCAAATGCCAGACGGTACGACGACGCAGCTCGACGACACTGTGGTCCTTGCGAAGCGTGTTGCTTAA
- a CDS encoding ferredoxin reductase → MKRLRPLAQAASIAIHPLGVEELFGLFDPVFSRRQLRGVVTEVVRETPQSATIYFRPGYGWRTHKAGQWARIGVEINGVRHWRSYSISSAPGQHPSVTVTDIGEVSSTLVHNTRVGDVLFLAPAQGEFTLPEEARPLLMMTAGSGITPVMSMIRTLIPHQKTADVVLIHSARTEEDSLFVDELRALSAKFPGLRLIENFTGVGERFDMSTPAQLDAVCPDWRTRAAYVCGPEGFVSDAEALWTRSGTGAAGLTIERFHTELNAGEPGAGGLVTFELSDKEVEADGESTLLEIGEDAGILMPSGCRMGICHSCLTPLRAGQVRDLRTGEVHGEPGELIQTCVSAAAGSVNLGL, encoded by the coding sequence ATGAAACGGCTAAGGCCTTTGGCGCAGGCCGCGTCTATTGCAATACATCCACTCGGTGTCGAGGAACTCTTCGGACTCTTCGATCCAGTGTTTTCGCGTCGCCAATTGCGCGGCGTAGTTACTGAAGTAGTACGCGAGACCCCGCAAAGCGCAACCATCTATTTTCGCCCCGGCTACGGCTGGCGCACTCATAAGGCCGGCCAATGGGCCCGTATCGGCGTAGAAATTAACGGTGTCCGTCACTGGCGCTCCTACTCGATTAGCTCCGCTCCCGGCCAACACCCATCCGTTACCGTGACGGACATCGGCGAAGTATCTAGCACGCTGGTCCACAACACTCGCGTTGGCGACGTGCTGTTCTTGGCGCCGGCTCAAGGCGAATTCACCCTTCCCGAAGAGGCCCGACCACTCCTGATGATGACCGCCGGCAGCGGCATCACACCTGTCATGTCCATGATTCGCACGCTCATTCCGCACCAGAAAACTGCGGACGTGGTGCTGATTCACTCGGCACGCACCGAAGAGGACAGCCTCTTCGTGGACGAATTGCGCGCACTGTCTGCGAAATTCCCCGGTCTTCGGCTGATTGAAAACTTCACGGGGGTAGGCGAACGCTTCGATATGAGCACCCCGGCGCAGTTAGATGCAGTCTGTCCAGATTGGCGAACGCGGGCAGCTTACGTCTGCGGACCGGAAGGATTTGTGTCCGACGCCGAAGCCTTGTGGACACGGTCCGGCACCGGAGCGGCGGGGCTCACCATAGAGAGATTTCATACTGAGCTCAACGCTGGCGAACCCGGAGCTGGCGGTCTGGTGACGTTCGAACTGTCTGACAAAGAAGTGGAAGCCGACGGCGAATCAACGCTTCTTGAAATCGGCGAGGACGCCGGAATTTTGATGCCTAGCGGTTGCCGCATGGGCATCTGCCACAGCTGTTTGACCCCTTTGCGGGCCGGACAAGTCAGGGATCTGCGCACCGGTGAGGTGCACGGCGAACCCGGAGAATTAATCCAGACATGCGTTTCGGCTGCGGCCGGTAGCGTGAATCTAGGCCTCTAA
- a CDS encoding fatty acid desaturase family protein, with translation MNPLATLQKKPTPPRIDTTSHAPQRDKREVRPGLLADKGSPAVRPPAAAHLSDEQVAELCKELDTIKSDILKRRGTEDAKYIRRVIRLQRYLEILGRGALILDGKNKAVWVAATAALASAKIIENMEIGHNVLHGQWDWMRDPDIHSTTWQWDFATPARSWQHTHNDLHHRWTNVLGKDKDVGFNLLRMDPAQEWTPVNLLNPVFNMVLAPFFEWGIAIYDLEIDLYLDGTKPKEVFMDDLKAFAKSGGSQIMKDFVVTPGLALATGAHKEAFLGTAAANLIRNLWAHSVIFCGHFPDGTETFTDEMVDGEARGDWYIRQMLGSSNISGSKFLHFMTGNLSHQVEHHLFPDLPSSRYGEIAPKVQEICERYGLPYNTGPLYKQVGSAWGKVFRLALP, from the coding sequence ATGAACCCACTAGCTACCTTGCAGAAAAAACCAACACCTCCGCGCATCGACACCACGTCCCATGCGCCACAGCGTGACAAGCGTGAAGTGCGTCCAGGACTCTTGGCGGATAAAGGCTCACCAGCAGTGCGTCCACCGGCGGCTGCGCACTTGAGCGACGAGCAAGTCGCCGAGCTCTGCAAAGAGCTGGATACCATCAAGAGTGACATCTTGAAGAGGCGCGGCACCGAGGATGCGAAGTACATTCGCCGCGTCATCCGACTTCAGCGCTACCTCGAGATCCTGGGCCGCGGCGCCTTGATCCTCGATGGAAAGAACAAGGCGGTCTGGGTCGCCGCAACGGCAGCCCTGGCTTCTGCCAAGATCATTGAAAACATGGAGATCGGCCACAATGTTCTCCACGGTCAGTGGGACTGGATGCGCGATCCAGACATTCACTCCACTACGTGGCAGTGGGACTTCGCGACGCCGGCCCGTTCTTGGCAGCACACTCACAACGACCTTCACCACCGTTGGACCAATGTCCTCGGCAAGGACAAGGACGTGGGATTCAACCTCTTGCGTATGGATCCTGCTCAAGAGTGGACGCCGGTTAACCTCCTCAACCCGGTCTTCAATATGGTTCTGGCTCCCTTCTTCGAGTGGGGAATCGCCATCTATGACTTGGAGATCGACCTCTACTTGGATGGCACCAAGCCGAAGGAAGTCTTCATGGATGACCTCAAGGCTTTCGCCAAGTCCGGCGGTAGCCAGATCATGAAGGACTTCGTGGTGACACCCGGCTTGGCTCTGGCCACCGGTGCGCACAAGGAAGCGTTCCTCGGAACTGCTGCGGCAAACCTGATTCGTAACCTCTGGGCTCACTCCGTGATCTTCTGTGGCCACTTCCCAGACGGCACGGAAACGTTCACGGACGAAATGGTGGACGGCGAAGCCCGCGGTGACTGGTATATCCGCCAGATGTTGGGATCCTCCAACATCTCTGGCTCCAAGTTCTTGCACTTCATGACTGGCAATCTGTCCCACCAAGTGGAGCACCACTTGTTCCCAGACTTGCCATCAAGCCGCTACGGCGAGATTGCACCGAAGGTTCAGGAAATCTGCGAACGCTACGGCCTCCCATACAACACCGGCCCGCTCTACAAGCAGGTAGGATCCGCATGGGGCAAGGTCTTCCGCTTGGCTCTTCCCTGA
- a CDS encoding HutD/Ves family protein: MTSSSASLTTGSVISLASSPKKSWGHGDVRVIASGSMLPDGALEATGAGATDFDWRLSVASIEGAGDFTPYPDFERTLTVIVGELLELTIDSETHPVELYRPLKFAGGAATVATLPTGEVLALNVFARTGVARASVRIVELSKKMEQHLFGAQFGVLLQGAATMSYAGADHHLNVRDTVVGGEDDSPRVTGRGFMAVVSFDLP, encoded by the coding sequence ATGACTTCTTCATCCGCGTCACTGACCACAGGCTCCGTTATTTCCCTTGCTTCGAGCCCCAAGAAGTCCTGGGGTCACGGGGACGTACGCGTGATCGCTTCTGGTTCCATGCTGCCTGACGGCGCGTTGGAAGCGACCGGCGCGGGCGCTACCGACTTCGACTGGCGACTTAGCGTGGCATCCATCGAGGGCGCCGGCGACTTCACGCCTTATCCTGACTTTGAGCGCACGTTGACGGTCATCGTCGGCGAGTTGCTGGAGCTGACCATTGATAGCGAGACGCATCCCGTGGAGCTGTACCGCCCACTCAAGTTTGCCGGCGGCGCCGCGACCGTAGCGACTCTGCCGACGGGCGAAGTTCTAGCACTCAATGTCTTTGCCCGCACGGGCGTAGCACGGGCCAGCGTCCGCATTGTGGAGCTGTCCAAGAAAATGGAACAGCACCTCTTCGGAGCCCAGTTTGGGGTGCTCCTCCAAGGTGCTGCAACGATGTCCTACGCCGGGGCCGATCACCATCTCAACGTCCGCGACACCGTAGTGGGCGGTGAAGACGATTCGCCTCGCGTCACCGGCCGCGGTTTCATGGCTGTGGTGTCTTTCGATCTTCCCTAG
- a CDS encoding SDR family NAD(P)-dependent oxidoreductase — MTTTLESARGLTVLITGAALGMGRIYAQKAVLEGAKRVVLWDVNAENLEQAATELRTLAKDSTHETVIEPQVVDVSQASVVVLAAQEVLANGTPDILINNAGIVRGKPFAEHTHQDIELTMNINASAPMHITLEFLAAMNQGTQQRRIMNIASAAAFVSNPRMSVYAASKAAALGWSDTLRLELQAERSNIAVTTICPLYTSTGMFDGAQPVKLTKLLTPEAVTGAAWTAMLKGTPLVVIPKLTNAARTLRGALPTPAWDYLAEHAFGIYSTMRAFRGRN; from the coding sequence ATGACTACAACTTTGGAGTCCGCTCGCGGGCTGACCGTTCTCATTACGGGCGCCGCGCTAGGAATGGGCAGAATCTATGCGCAAAAGGCGGTCCTTGAAGGTGCCAAGCGCGTGGTTCTCTGGGACGTCAACGCTGAGAACCTGGAGCAGGCCGCCACGGAACTGCGCACTCTCGCCAAAGATTCCACTCACGAAACCGTCATCGAACCGCAGGTTGTGGACGTTTCGCAAGCCAGCGTCGTCGTACTGGCAGCGCAAGAAGTACTCGCCAACGGCACCCCGGATATTCTCATCAACAATGCGGGAATTGTGCGCGGCAAGCCGTTCGCGGAGCACACGCATCAGGACATTGAGTTGACCATGAACATCAACGCGAGCGCCCCCATGCACATCACACTCGAGTTCCTCGCCGCCATGAACCAAGGGACTCAGCAGCGCCGCATCATGAATATCGCATCAGCGGCTGCTTTCGTGAGTAATCCGCGCATGAGTGTCTACGCGGCAAGTAAGGCGGCGGCGCTGGGTTGGTCTGATACGTTGCGACTCGAGCTGCAAGCAGAGCGAAGCAACATCGCCGTGACCACCATCTGCCCGCTCTACACCTCCACAGGCATGTTCGACGGCGCGCAGCCCGTAAAACTCACCAAGCTACTGACGCCCGAAGCTGTGACCGGCGCGGCGTGGACGGCGATGCTCAAAGGCACGCCACTGGTAGTGATTCCGAAACTGACAAACGCAGCCCGAACACTGCGCGGCGCACTGCCCACACCAGCGTGGGACTACCTTGCCGAGCATGCGTTCGGGATCTACTCGACGATGCGGGCATTCCGCGGGCGGAACTAG
- a CDS encoding SRPBCC family protein, translating to MNWSHSATVTLPEAMADVWEVISTPELLPEWNPAVSKLERQDKSKRRLVPGDRLDFVPQPPIMGSIHAATAPPAVVTEFRLERVFEWRQPQPGGGMTVRWDLEAVAAGTQITQTVKITGIGSKLFAETNGKPFAANFERNAKTIPALEDHARAYRV from the coding sequence ATGAACTGGTCCCATAGCGCAACTGTCACACTCCCTGAAGCGATGGCCGATGTGTGGGAGGTGATTTCCACGCCTGAGCTCTTGCCGGAGTGGAATCCCGCCGTGTCTAAGCTTGAGCGCCAGGATAAGTCGAAGCGACGACTCGTCCCCGGCGACCGTCTGGATTTTGTTCCTCAACCACCCATCATGGGCTCCATTCACGCCGCCACCGCTCCCCCGGCCGTGGTGACAGAGTTCCGTTTGGAGCGTGTTTTCGAGTGGCGTCAGCCTCAGCCTGGCGGTGGCATGACCGTGCGCTGGGATCTTGAAGCTGTTGCGGCCGGAACGCAGATCACTCAGACGGTGAAGATAACTGGCATCGGTTCGAAACTGTTCGCGGAGACCAACGGTAAGCCGTTTGCGGCGAATTTCGAACGCAACGCGAAGACGATCCCCGCCCTTGAGGATCATGCACGGGCCTACCGCGTATAA
- a CDS encoding SH3 domain-containing protein yields the protein MSATTFRADSHSRIRWTAALAGISMAATALIGGGQAQAQGQTQQAVNVPAGKQTYSPQPTLALATDINTYVSRGITTDNLNVRSGPSASYRILTFIPTGTTVTLYYKHPTTGWYRVYYGGTWGWVSSSYIRSIGASPTVNRYTGPNRTSRVVLTFDDCPLTLSAFDAATLYARDNNIGLVLAPTGTCLSTFKARYGIDLASRARARGHYVINHSASHLELTTLSYSSMLAQLGSPGVVTNMGRPPYGSVNATVNAAYAAKGMYQWLWDVDTRDWENRSKSVTIYNAVYLARAGSTVLMHMRWYGFSPDSLRQIKTGLANRGLNVCRPYRGYDNAGSVLTSPTYLPQSLPC from the coding sequence ATGTCTGCCACAACGTTTCGCGCAGACTCTCATTCACGAATCCGCTGGACCGCCGCTCTCGCGGGGATCTCTATGGCCGCAACGGCACTGATCGGAGGCGGACAGGCCCAAGCTCAAGGACAGACACAGCAGGCCGTCAACGTCCCAGCAGGAAAACAAACGTATAGTCCGCAGCCAACACTTGCCCTCGCCACTGACATCAATACGTATGTCAGCCGGGGAATCACCACGGACAATCTCAATGTGCGCTCAGGACCTAGCGCAAGCTATCGGATCCTGACGTTCATCCCGACTGGCACCACCGTCACCCTGTATTACAAGCACCCGACCACCGGCTGGTACCGCGTGTATTATGGCGGCACGTGGGGCTGGGTCAGCTCAAGCTACATCCGGAGCATCGGCGCCTCGCCCACCGTGAATAGGTACACCGGCCCTAACCGAACGTCGCGAGTGGTTCTCACCTTCGATGATTGTCCGCTGACGCTCTCGGCGTTTGACGCCGCTACTCTTTACGCGCGCGACAACAACATCGGGCTAGTTCTGGCCCCTACCGGCACCTGCCTCTCGACTTTCAAGGCACGGTACGGAATTGACTTGGCGTCGCGAGCTCGTGCGCGCGGCCATTACGTGATCAACCATTCGGCCTCTCACCTGGAACTGACCACGTTGAGTTACTCGAGCATGTTGGCTCAGTTGGGCTCGCCTGGTGTCGTAACGAATATGGGCCGACCTCCGTATGGATCCGTCAACGCGACGGTCAACGCCGCCTATGCGGCAAAGGGGATGTACCAGTGGCTGTGGGATGTGGACACTCGAGATTGGGAGAATCGGTCCAAGTCCGTCACTATCTACAACGCCGTGTATTTGGCGCGTGCTGGTTCCACCGTCCTGATGCACATGCGTTGGTACGGTTTCAGCCCTGATTCGTTGCGTCAGATCAAGACGGGTCTGGCTAATCGCGGCCTGAATGTGTGCCGCCCGTATCGGGGCTATGACAACGCCGGATCTGTGCTGACATCTCCCACGTATCTGCCGCAAAGTCTGCCCTGTTGA
- a CDS encoding GlsB/YeaQ/YmgE family stress response membrane protein: MGFIGWIVLGLIAGAIAKAIMPGNQGGGWFMTLILGVVGAILGGWIGSALFNVNINEFWSISTWLLAIVGSLIVLVIWGFITKNRSNA, encoded by the coding sequence ATGGGTTTTATCGGTTGGATCGTACTAGGACTTATCGCAGGAGCTATCGCTAAGGCAATCATGCCCGGCAACCAGGGCGGAGGTTGGTTCATGACCCTCATCTTGGGTGTTGTGGGCGCAATCCTCGGCGGCTGGATCGGCTCTGCACTCTTCAACGTCAACATCAACGAATTCTGGTCGATCTCCACGTGGCTCTTGGCCATCGTTGGTTCTTTGATCGTTCTCGTTATCTGGGGCTTCATCACGAAGAACCGTAGCAACGCCTAA
- the putP gene encoding sodium/proline symporter PutP encodes MSDTTFQLLAVGLYFAAMIGIGFYAYRKTSNLDDYMLAGRDLKPSVAAISAGASDMSGWLLMGLPGAIYLMGLVEAWIAIGLTVGAWLNWKFVAPRLRSYTEISNNSITVPSFLENRFKDKTRILRIAAGVIILLFFTFYVSSGMVAGGKFFEASFGVPYFWGMVLVAGVTLLYTLFGGFLGASLTDVAQGFLMLAALVAVPVVAVISMGGVGEVINHINLADAAANAADPANELHRTSLIYGGTALGIISACAWGLGYFGQPHIIVRFMALRSPQDAKAGRRIGISWMILTAAGAISTALVGIAWFNKYPETLEDPETVFLRMSQILFHPFVAGLVLAAVLAAIMSTISSQLIVCSSALVEDLYGIMGRKTSDRTNVSLGRVGVLIVALVAGMLALDPSSSILELVAFAWAGFGAAFGPVIILALYWKKFTSWGALAAMVSGAVTVFIWGSNDALSSTLYEIVPGFIIATVLGVVVSLLTTKHHPVIDREFAEMKRHAAGETSGI; translated from the coding sequence ATGTCTGACACTACATTTCAGCTCCTCGCGGTAGGACTGTACTTCGCTGCCATGATTGGTATCGGGTTCTACGCCTACCGCAAGACCAGCAACCTCGACGACTATATGCTCGCCGGCCGCGACCTCAAACCGAGCGTCGCAGCCATCTCCGCGGGCGCCTCGGACATGTCCGGATGGCTCCTCATGGGTTTGCCTGGCGCCATCTATTTGATGGGCCTCGTGGAAGCGTGGATTGCCATCGGCTTGACCGTTGGCGCGTGGTTGAACTGGAAGTTCGTGGCACCGCGCTTGCGCTCCTACACGGAAATTTCCAACAACTCCATCACCGTCCCTAGCTTCCTTGAGAACCGCTTCAAGGACAAGACCCGCATCCTGCGCATTGCCGCCGGCGTGATCATCCTGCTGTTCTTCACCTTCTACGTGTCTTCCGGCATGGTGGCGGGTGGCAAATTCTTCGAGGCCAGCTTCGGCGTCCCGTACTTCTGGGGCATGGTGTTGGTTGCTGGCGTGACGCTCTTGTACACGCTCTTCGGCGGATTCCTCGGTGCCTCGTTGACGGACGTTGCTCAGGGCTTTCTCATGCTTGCCGCACTGGTTGCCGTTCCCGTAGTTGCCGTCATTTCGATGGGTGGCGTGGGTGAAGTCATCAATCACATCAACCTGGCCGATGCCGCCGCGAACGCCGCCGATCCTGCCAACGAGCTGCACCGCACGTCGCTGATTTACGGCGGCACCGCACTGGGCATCATCTCCGCCTGCGCCTGGGGCTTGGGCTACTTCGGCCAGCCACACATCATTGTTCGCTTCATGGCCCTGCGCTCTCCACAGGACGCGAAGGCCGGACGCCGCATTGGTATTTCGTGGATGATCCTCACCGCCGCTGGCGCCATCAGCACCGCACTGGTGGGCATCGCCTGGTTCAACAAGTACCCAGAAACTTTGGAAGATCCTGAGACGGTCTTCTTGCGCATGTCCCAGATCCTTTTCCACCCATTCGTCGCTGGTCTGGTGCTTGCCGCCGTGCTTGCCGCGATCATGTCCACTATCTCTTCGCAGCTGATCGTGTGCTCTTCGGCGCTCGTAGAGGATCTCTACGGCATCATGGGCCGCAAGACCTCTGACCGCACCAACGTGAGCCTCGGACGCGTAGGCGTGTTGATCGTGGCACTCGTCGCTGGCATGTTGGCGTTGGATCCGAGTTCCAGCATTTTGGAACTCGTTGCTTTCGCGTGGGCCGGCTTCGGCGCAGCGTTTGGACCGGTCATCATCTTGGCGTTGTACTGGAAGAAGTTCACCTCGTGGGGCGCTCTCGCCGCGATGGTTTCCGGTGCCGTGACCGTGTTTATCTGGGGATCTAACGATGCCTTGAGCTCGACGCTGTACGAGATTGTTCCTGGCTTCATCATCGCTACCGTCTTGGGTGTTGTGGTGTCCTTGTTGACCACTAAGCACCACCCGGTGATTGACCGCGAATTCGCCGAAATGAAGCGCCATGCCGCTGGCGAAACCTCAGGAATCTAG
- a CDS encoding MFS transporter translates to MAPRALRPFIHRDYRVLVTALIASVFGQGMWAVAMVYQVKALGGGPIELSVVATATSLGILLLVLAGGIAADRLSKRKIIIAVEFASLLVMGTVAALALTGNIAVWHLAIAGFIHGAGAAFFFPAYSALLPQMLPPEDLLAANGVEGVFRPVLQQAAGPAIAGMIVAATAPGVAIAGIVVCHVFAFIMLLQLSHKPEYDSHIAADEVRPSVFADLKEGVHYTVKTPWLLWTLLFAVISVLSLMGPIEVLLPFVVTDQLFGDAAMFGFLLAAYGIGSAIGSLGTASMRLPRRYLTLMLSVWGFGTLPLIAVGFISEFWIMAALFLVLGVTGGIGQVIWGTLLQRRVPSHMMGRVSSLDFFVSLSLLPVSMALAGPLSQIIPISVIFIVAGVVSPVVAVIAWLAGRMYDDEISHPLDSQPPSEDDREDTAIGHGGIGITPGADGAAITGASELASSENKSAGK, encoded by the coding sequence CGAACTCTCAGTGGTGGCCACCGCTACGAGCCTCGGTATTTTGCTGCTGGTTCTTGCGGGCGGCATCGCAGCCGACCGTCTTTCCAAGCGCAAAATCATCATCGCCGTGGAATTCGCGTCCCTGCTGGTCATGGGCACCGTCGCGGCGCTCGCGCTCACAGGGAACATCGCCGTCTGGCACCTCGCGATCGCCGGCTTCATCCACGGCGCGGGAGCCGCGTTCTTCTTCCCGGCCTACTCTGCACTCTTGCCGCAAATGCTTCCGCCTGAAGATCTGCTCGCTGCCAACGGCGTCGAGGGCGTCTTCCGTCCGGTCCTGCAGCAAGCAGCCGGGCCAGCGATCGCCGGCATGATCGTCGCCGCAACCGCTCCAGGCGTTGCTATTGCGGGCATTGTGGTGTGCCACGTCTTCGCGTTCATCATGCTGTTGCAGCTCTCCCACAAGCCCGAATACGACTCCCACATCGCAGCCGACGAAGTCCGGCCGTCCGTTTTCGCGGACCTCAAAGAGGGCGTGCACTACACGGTGAAAACTCCGTGGCTGTTGTGGACGCTGCTGTTCGCGGTGATCTCGGTGCTGTCCTTGATGGGGCCCATCGAGGTGTTGTTGCCGTTCGTGGTGACGGATCAGCTGTTCGGCGACGCCGCCATGTTTGGTTTCTTGTTGGCAGCGTACGGAATTGGTTCCGCTATTGGATCTCTCGGCACCGCGTCCATGCGATTGCCGCGACGCTACCTCACCCTCATGTTGTCAGTGTGGGGTTTCGGCACACTGCCGCTCATCGCCGTGGGGTTCATTTCCGAGTTCTGGATTATGGCCGCGCTCTTCCTGGTTTTGGGCGTGACCGGCGGAATTGGTCAGGTCATTTGGGGCACGCTGTTGCAGCGCCGTGTCCCGTCTCACATGATGGGCCGCGTCTCCAGCCTGGACTTCTTCGTGTCCCTGTCACTGCTGCCGGTGTCGATGGCGCTTGCGGGTCCGCTGTCCCAGATCATCCCGATTTCCGTGATTTTCATTGTTGCTGGCGTGGTGTCGCCGGTGGTTGCGGTGATCGCTTGGCTCGCGGGCAGGATGTACGACGACGAAATCAGCCATCCCCTCGATTCCCAACCACCGTCGGAGGATGATCGCGAAGACACTGCGATCGGCCACGGCGGTATCGGCATCACGCCGGGAGCCGACGGAGCAGCCATCACTGGAGCCTCCGAACTAGCTTCTTCCGAGAACAAATCCGCCGGAAAGTAG